The following coding sequences are from one Diospyros lotus cultivar Yz01 chromosome 7, ASM1463336v1, whole genome shotgun sequence window:
- the LOC127805774 gene encoding transcription factor bHLH35-like isoform X1, with protein sequence MENIDDEYKNYWETNMFLQTEELDRRRVTGVFGICGLSSWVLDEAFSGYYDSSSPDGVQSSTASKNILSERNRRKKLNERLFALRALVPNISKMDKASIIKDAIDYIQELHEQEKRILAEISDLESRKAKKNAAAAADIEYDEEMAAMGRPKKKRSDQSLNSAGAARSPPIEDLEIRVSYMGEKTVVVSLTCSKRTDTMVKLCEAFESLKLRIITANITAFSGRLLKTVFLQADEGEKDELKIKIEAAMGTLTDPDSPMSI encoded by the exons ATGGAAAACATTGACgatgaatacaaaaattattgGGAGACCAATATGTTTCTTCAAACGGAAGAACTTGACAG AAGACGAGTAACGGGGGTGTTTGGAATTTGTGGTCTCAGTAGCTGGGTATTGGACGAAGCGTTTTCCGGCTACTACGACTCGAGCTCCCCGGACGGCGTCCAGTCGTCCACGGCGTCGAAGAATATTCTGTCGGAGAGGAACCGGAGGAAGAAGCTCAATGAGCGGCTCTTCGCTCTCAGGGCGTTGGTGCCGAACATCAGCAAG ATGGACAAGGCGTCGATAATAAAAGACGCGATTGACTACATCCAAGAATTACACGAGCAAGAGAAGAGGATTCTGGCGGAGATATCGGACCTGGAATCTCGGAAGGCGAAGAAgaatgcagcagcagcagcagataTCGAGTACGATGAGGAGATGGCGGCCATGGGCAGgccgaagaagaagagaagcgATCAGAGCCTGAATTCTGCAGGGGCGGCGAGGTCGCCCCCCATTGAAGATCTTGAG ATAAGGGTGTCGTATATGGGAGAGAAGACGGTGGTGGTGAGCCTGACATGCAGCAAACGAACAGACACAATGGTGAAGCTCTGCGAGGCTTTCGAGTCGCTGAAGCTCCGCATAATTACGGCCAACATCACTGCTTTCTCCGGCCGCCTTCTCAAGACTGTCTTTCTTcag GCTGATGAAGGGGAGAAGGATGAGTTGAAGATAAAGATTGAAGCTGCCATGGGAACACTGACTGATCCAGACAGCCCTATGAGCatctaa
- the LOC127805774 gene encoding transcription factor bHLH35-like isoform X3, which yields MENIDDEYKNYWETNMFLQTEELDSSWVLDEAFSGYYDSSSPDGVQSSTASKNILSERNRRKKLNERLFALRALVPNISKMDKASIIKDAIDYIQELHEQEKRILAEISDLESRKAKKNAAAAADIEYDEEMAAMGRPKKKRSDQSLNSAGAARSPPIEDLEIRVSYMGEKTVVVSLTCSKRTDTMVKLCEAFESLKLRIITANITAFSGRLLKTVFLQADEGEKDELKIKIEAAMGTLTDPDSPMSI from the exons ATGGAAAACATTGACgatgaatacaaaaattattgGGAGACCAATATGTTTCTTCAAACGGAAGAACTTGACAG TAGCTGGGTATTGGACGAAGCGTTTTCCGGCTACTACGACTCGAGCTCCCCGGACGGCGTCCAGTCGTCCACGGCGTCGAAGAATATTCTGTCGGAGAGGAACCGGAGGAAGAAGCTCAATGAGCGGCTCTTCGCTCTCAGGGCGTTGGTGCCGAACATCAGCAAG ATGGACAAGGCGTCGATAATAAAAGACGCGATTGACTACATCCAAGAATTACACGAGCAAGAGAAGAGGATTCTGGCGGAGATATCGGACCTGGAATCTCGGAAGGCGAAGAAgaatgcagcagcagcagcagataTCGAGTACGATGAGGAGATGGCGGCCATGGGCAGgccgaagaagaagagaagcgATCAGAGCCTGAATTCTGCAGGGGCGGCGAGGTCGCCCCCCATTGAAGATCTTGAG ATAAGGGTGTCGTATATGGGAGAGAAGACGGTGGTGGTGAGCCTGACATGCAGCAAACGAACAGACACAATGGTGAAGCTCTGCGAGGCTTTCGAGTCGCTGAAGCTCCGCATAATTACGGCCAACATCACTGCTTTCTCCGGCCGCCTTCTCAAGACTGTCTTTCTTcag GCTGATGAAGGGGAGAAGGATGAGTTGAAGATAAAGATTGAAGCTGCCATGGGAACACTGACTGATCCAGACAGCCCTATGAGCatctaa
- the LOC127805774 gene encoding transcription factor bHLH35-like isoform X4, translated as MENIDDEYKNYWETNMFLQTEELDSWVLDEAFSGYYDSSSPDGVQSSTASKNILSERNRRKKLNERLFALRALVPNISKMDKASIIKDAIDYIQELHEQEKRILAEISDLESRKAKKNAAAAADIEYDEEMAAMGRPKKKRSDQSLNSAGAARSPPIEDLEIRVSYMGEKTVVVSLTCSKRTDTMVKLCEAFESLKLRIITANITAFSGRLLKTVFLQADEGEKDELKIKIEAAMGTLTDPDSPMSI; from the exons ATGGAAAACATTGACgatgaatacaaaaattattgGGAGACCAATATGTTTCTTCAAACGGAAGAACTTGACAG CTGGGTATTGGACGAAGCGTTTTCCGGCTACTACGACTCGAGCTCCCCGGACGGCGTCCAGTCGTCCACGGCGTCGAAGAATATTCTGTCGGAGAGGAACCGGAGGAAGAAGCTCAATGAGCGGCTCTTCGCTCTCAGGGCGTTGGTGCCGAACATCAGCAAG ATGGACAAGGCGTCGATAATAAAAGACGCGATTGACTACATCCAAGAATTACACGAGCAAGAGAAGAGGATTCTGGCGGAGATATCGGACCTGGAATCTCGGAAGGCGAAGAAgaatgcagcagcagcagcagataTCGAGTACGATGAGGAGATGGCGGCCATGGGCAGgccgaagaagaagagaagcgATCAGAGCCTGAATTCTGCAGGGGCGGCGAGGTCGCCCCCCATTGAAGATCTTGAG ATAAGGGTGTCGTATATGGGAGAGAAGACGGTGGTGGTGAGCCTGACATGCAGCAAACGAACAGACACAATGGTGAAGCTCTGCGAGGCTTTCGAGTCGCTGAAGCTCCGCATAATTACGGCCAACATCACTGCTTTCTCCGGCCGCCTTCTCAAGACTGTCTTTCTTcag GCTGATGAAGGGGAGAAGGATGAGTTGAAGATAAAGATTGAAGCTGCCATGGGAACACTGACTGATCCAGACAGCCCTATGAGCatctaa
- the LOC127805774 gene encoding transcription factor bHLH35-like isoform X2: MENIDDEYKNYWETNMFLQTEELDRRVTGVFGICGLSSWVLDEAFSGYYDSSSPDGVQSSTASKNILSERNRRKKLNERLFALRALVPNISKMDKASIIKDAIDYIQELHEQEKRILAEISDLESRKAKKNAAAAADIEYDEEMAAMGRPKKKRSDQSLNSAGAARSPPIEDLEIRVSYMGEKTVVVSLTCSKRTDTMVKLCEAFESLKLRIITANITAFSGRLLKTVFLQADEGEKDELKIKIEAAMGTLTDPDSPMSI; the protein is encoded by the exons ATGGAAAACATTGACgatgaatacaaaaattattgGGAGACCAATATGTTTCTTCAAACGGAAGAACTTGACAG ACGAGTAACGGGGGTGTTTGGAATTTGTGGTCTCAGTAGCTGGGTATTGGACGAAGCGTTTTCCGGCTACTACGACTCGAGCTCCCCGGACGGCGTCCAGTCGTCCACGGCGTCGAAGAATATTCTGTCGGAGAGGAACCGGAGGAAGAAGCTCAATGAGCGGCTCTTCGCTCTCAGGGCGTTGGTGCCGAACATCAGCAAG ATGGACAAGGCGTCGATAATAAAAGACGCGATTGACTACATCCAAGAATTACACGAGCAAGAGAAGAGGATTCTGGCGGAGATATCGGACCTGGAATCTCGGAAGGCGAAGAAgaatgcagcagcagcagcagataTCGAGTACGATGAGGAGATGGCGGCCATGGGCAGgccgaagaagaagagaagcgATCAGAGCCTGAATTCTGCAGGGGCGGCGAGGTCGCCCCCCATTGAAGATCTTGAG ATAAGGGTGTCGTATATGGGAGAGAAGACGGTGGTGGTGAGCCTGACATGCAGCAAACGAACAGACACAATGGTGAAGCTCTGCGAGGCTTTCGAGTCGCTGAAGCTCCGCATAATTACGGCCAACATCACTGCTTTCTCCGGCCGCCTTCTCAAGACTGTCTTTCTTcag GCTGATGAAGGGGAGAAGGATGAGTTGAAGATAAAGATTGAAGCTGCCATGGGAACACTGACTGATCCAGACAGCCCTATGAGCatctaa